TAGACATGTAGGTTGGTATACAGGGTTATCTGATACATTTTGTTAACTAGATACCTTAATGATGAGTGTGAGCATCACCGGTAAGTCGTAAGTAGAGGAAAAGCACATCGTGCGTACAAAAAATTAAGCCTTATATCttttatgagttttttttattattaatacacatacaaatcaaacatacatataaCGTACGGAAACATAATGAATAtacttatttttgtaaattgaaaccagaaaataaataaaacaaaatatcacacATTTCTTTACATTAGTTTTTTTCAAAGCATTATTTATCTTAATACACATAATCAaacacatttatatttaacttcTAAATATTTGTAGGTTTCATAGCAGGGATCACCAAACTGTCCATTATCAGCCTTTACTCGACATATTCTTTTACCATTACACATTGCTTTTACTTTTTTGTCAGAAGTTGATGATCTGCAATTAGTTGTACGTATAGGTAAATGTGGATGAGGGCATATGCTTCTATCAGCGGTCCGTCCATATATTGCACTTGAGACTTTAATCTTAGAAGGATATGAACATTTTATGTATGCTAATTTACCTTCACAAGCAATGACATCGGCAGAgactgaaatataaaacaaatacattcaTCATATTGCAATGACATAAtgattataataaaaagaaacatcgGATATCGTCAAAACAATCTATTTATGACGCATGGCTTATTACAAAAgattaatgtaaaccaatttttcaCTGGCTCATATAAAGAGAAATCCATGATGTTGAAAATCTAACTTTTAAATTTCATGCTTCTGAAGCGCTTCTCTGGATTTCCCTTCATCATGAATAAAAACCTATATATTCAAATAGTTTGTAAAAgaggaagataccagagggacagtcaaactcataaatcgaaaataaactgacaacgtcatggcttaaaatgaaaaaagataaacagacaaacaatagtacacataacacaacatagtaGTAAACTTACCATTTGCAATAATCACTCCTAAGATCAAAAGTCCTTGAAGAGTTATAATGGCCATCGTTATTAACAATCTACAATACAGatcatatatatttgaatataccaAATAAGTTTTCTATTACTCAAATTATCACTtaaggctttttttttatagtattttgcATTGGTAGTAAACgtatgtatcaatatatatgtgtgaAAACCAATCCTGCTGGACTGCCTGTTTACTAAAGTAACATACATGTAGCAGATAAGAACCAAGTGGTTTATTCTTTGCATAAAATAcgaaattttcaaattatctaATCTAAACTTACACGTTTTATACGGTATCAAACAACAAACAACTTGCGCTTGGTGGCATGTCTCTACAGAAATTGCCAAGATTTAAATCTTACATatcttgtatttgtatttttatttagtgatgaaaatgtttacttttatactgccaaaatctgctatgatattttactgaaaagaaaatgtttattatattcttaaaatttgtatactcttaatttgttttatgttttatattttatgtgt
This sequence is a window from Mytilus edulis chromosome 1, xbMytEdul2.2, whole genome shotgun sequence. Protein-coding genes within it:
- the LOC139506848 gene encoding L-rhamnose-binding lectin ELEL-1-like, yielding MAIITLQGLLILGVIIANVSADVIACEGKLAYIKCSYPSKIKVSSAIYGRTADRSICPHPHLPIRTTNCRSSTSDKKVKAMCNGKRICRVKADNGQFGDPCYETYKYLEVKYKCV